A genomic stretch from Verrucomicrobiota bacterium includes:
- a CDS encoding BamA/TamA family outer membrane protein has protein sequence MSFDRAEFGVTFGTSKYLKWLDLTMDAVYTFESLDARVNDLGTPLAGPDRVRSGSFEMRIGRDKRNNPLNPESGYRLFADIEWGSEAWGGEVDYQAADLGLSYHKEIKRGLIWHGSISHSVVGSLNKSQSQIPNNKLLFPGGENSIRGYQRGEAAPRDAFGDFVGAKSFMLMNLELEQRLTDSISIVGFYDGLGMTANIDDYPFDEYLSSVGLGIRFRTFMGPVRLEYGHNLDQRIEDPDGTFHLSLGFPF, from the coding sequence TTGTCATTTGATCGGGCGGAGTTCGGGGTAACCTTTGGCACTTCCAAATACCTGAAGTGGTTGGATCTGACTATGGACGCTGTTTACACATTCGAATCCCTCGATGCACGGGTCAATGATCTGGGGACTCCATTGGCAGGACCTGATCGAGTAAGGTCGGGAAGTTTTGAAATGCGAATTGGCCGTGACAAGCGAAACAATCCCCTGAATCCAGAATCCGGCTACCGCCTATTTGCTGACATTGAGTGGGGCTCCGAGGCATGGGGCGGCGAAGTGGATTACCAAGCCGCCGATTTAGGGTTGTCCTACCACAAGGAGATCAAACGCGGCCTCATTTGGCACGGATCCATTTCCCATTCTGTGGTTGGCTCGCTCAACAAATCGCAATCTCAGATCCCCAACAACAAGCTTCTGTTTCCTGGTGGAGAAAATTCTATTCGTGGGTACCAACGAGGAGAAGCTGCACCGAGGGATGCATTTGGAGACTTTGTCGGAGCCAAGTCCTTCATGCTTATGAACCTCGAGTTGGAGCAACGACTTACCGATAGCATTTCAATAGTTGGCTTCTACGACGGCCTTGGAATGACCGCTAATATCGACGATTATCCTTTCGACGAATATTTATCTTCGGTCGGGCTAGGCATTCGTTTTAGAACTTTTATGGGGCCTGTTCGTTTGGAATATGGTCACAACCTGGACCAGCGCATCGAAGATCCGGATGGAACATTTCATCTTTCCCTGGGCTTCCCCTTTTAG
- a CDS encoding YceI family protein produces MKSSKITPLLLKSQLSSEAPPVLLHLLSDEAFEEIRISGSKHACVYEVAFLDAVSELVNDTSTNIVVYGMNDKFGASGLALERLQNAGYENVQTLEGGLDAWVLSGFSVEGRGRNPLKAVDGTYVIDLDHSVFRWTGRNLFNQHHGRITFQSGKLEIQDGHLASGDVILDMTRITCTDIQDGSVAAMLIGHLATDDFFSVQEFPTAEFRMESCEAIAESAPGDFNLLVKGRLMLRGKSQAIEFNAQIAYLDGKLGLQGQFDVDRTRFGSVYGSGKIFEKLGQHVVNDKISVSFQLICQI; encoded by the coding sequence ATGAAAAGTTCAAAAATTACCCCCTTGCTTCTCAAAAGCCAACTTTCATCTGAGGCTCCGCCTGTTCTCCTCCATCTGTTGTCTGACGAAGCTTTTGAAGAGATAAGAATATCTGGCTCTAAGCATGCCTGTGTTTACGAAGTCGCTTTCCTGGATGCGGTTTCTGAGCTCGTTAACGACACATCCACTAACATTGTTGTGTATGGGATGAACGACAAGTTTGGAGCCAGCGGCTTGGCTTTGGAACGCCTCCAGAATGCCGGGTATGAAAATGTCCAAACGCTTGAAGGGGGTCTTGATGCCTGGGTGTTGTCCGGATTTTCAGTCGAAGGGCGAGGCAGAAATCCTTTGAAGGCGGTCGACGGTACATATGTCATTGATCTTGATCACAGCGTCTTCCGTTGGACCGGCCGTAATTTATTTAACCAACACCATGGTCGAATTACATTTCAGTCCGGTAAGCTAGAAATACAAGACGGACATCTTGCATCGGGAGACGTCATTCTTGATATGACCCGGATAACATGCACCGACATCCAGGATGGAAGTGTTGCAGCGATGTTAATTGGTCACTTGGCTACGGATGACTTTTTTAGTGTTCAAGAATTTCCCACCGCCGAATTCAGGATGGAATCTTGCGAGGCAATCGCAGAGTCCGCTCCGGGAGATTTCAATCTGCTTGTTAAGGGCCGACTTATGTTGCGGGGAAAATCCCAAGCTATTGAGTTCAATGCTCAAATCGCTTATCTTGATGGCAAATTGGGACTTCAAGGCCAGTTTGATGTCGATAGGACTCGATTCGGTTCTGTTTACGGCAGCGGCAAAATTTTCGAAAAACTCGGTCAGCACGTGGTAAATGACAAAATCAGCGTGAGCTTTCAGTTGATCTGTCAAATTTAA